The bacterium genome includes the window TGGCGCGGTCGCGATCGAAGACGGCCGGATCACGGCGGTCGGTCCGCGGGAAGAGCTTCTGCTGGCGCACCCCGAAGCCCGCCGGATCTCGGCCGGCGGCGGCGTCATCATGCCGGGCCTGATCAACGCTCACACCCACGTGCCGATGGTTCTCTTCCGGGGGCTCGCGGACGACCTCAAGCTCATGGACTGGCTCGAGAACCACATCTTTCCGGCC containing:
- a CDS encoding amidohydrolase family protein — translated: MKRGLSSISRGRSRLGILACLVASACFGFACQAPSSGTNSAEAAPNDAAGSWLLVEGGTVVTMDAAGTVVPDGAVAIEDGRITAVGPREELLLAHPEARRISAGGGVIMPGLINAHTHVPMVLFRGLADDLKLMDWLENHIFPA